The DNA window GGCTTCCGGAGTTTCCTGAACCTATTGGATTCATTGCCTTCTGAACGAGCCGGATCAACCTGTGGAACGCGTAACCCATTTGACCCGACCGGTGCCGGAAGATGCCGGTTTCAAAACCGGCGCTCCATTCCGGGCCATCACCGGAATGGGATTTCTCCGCTGGCGGAAGAAACGATCCGGGGCTTCAATGCGGGATGGGAATCCGCGGCGCCTTCATCCTTCTCGTCGGACTGCTCTCGGGCGGCTGCGCCACCGTGGCGGGCGAGGGAGAATCGGGATTCAATGCGAAAGTCCTCGCGGCGGTCCGGCAGATGCCCGCGGGAGGCGGATACGACGGTAGTGACGCGACCAAGAACTTGCTGCCCGGCGCCTGCGAGCTGCGGGGTGGCACGGTCCGGGTGCAGGCGAATCTCGCCAAACCGAGTTTCTGTTCCGGGGCCACCTACCTCGTTTTGCTGAAGGCACTGGAGAGCGACTCCGAGGCTCTGCTGCCGGTCATGGATCACCAGGATGGCCACGGGGTGTTCGGACGGTGGAACTCAAACGGTCCGGGCAGCGCGAAGTTGGTCGCCGACCTGCGTGCGGGCCGCAATTTCACCTCGTGGGACGAGGCCCGGCCGGGTGACTTCCTGAAGATCTGGTGGACCGACGCCATCGGCGGCCGGGAAAGGGGCCACCTGGTTGTTTACCTCGGTCACGACGCGAAGACGGTTCGCTTCTGGTCGAGCAACCAACCTGGCGGCTACGGAATGAAGTCGGTCCCGATCGCCGATTGCCGTCGGGTTCTCTTCACCCGTATCACGCGGCCAGAGAAGTTCGCGGCTGCAAAGCGCCTGCCCGAGATTGATCCGTGGTTAGCCAGGATGCTGCGTGAGGACTTCACGTGGAACGAAGTCGCGGCGAAATGCCGGGTCGCCGAGTGAGCAGGCCCGCGAGTCAGGCGCGCCGCCTGCGCAGCGCGAGAGCGACTCCGAGGATTCCCAGCACGGCGACCGAAGGTTCCGGGACCGCGGTGATCGTCCCGTTCAGTGTGAACGAGTCGTATCCGACGTTGTTGCCTTGGCCGCCGTTGTAATCCGCATAGATCCGCAAGGTCCACGTTTCGCTGGGATCGATCGTGTAAGGGAGATCCAGGGAGGTCGCGTAGGGCCCGCCGGGATATGCTCCGCCGATATTGAGGTCGCTGTCGGTCACCACGACTCCGGACGTCGACCCGATCAACTCGGCCCGGTGATCGGACCGAGTCGCGCCATTGCCTTGCGCCGCGCCGGTGTTGCTGAAGTGGTTGAAGGTCAGGTCGAGCGTGTCGATGGCGATCGACGCGGTTCCGGACGATAGCACCACCGGAACGTCGAAATACCATCCGTCCTCGTTGTCGATGTTCAGGTCGAGCGCCAGATAGCCCTGTGCCGGGGTTGTGTTGAAGAGCCCCGCATTCTGGGTCGAGCCGTCGTTCACACCGTTGCTTTCGTTCTCGAAAACGGTGATGGAGCTTCCCGGCGAATCAATGCCGTTGGTGCTGAAGGTGATGTTGCTCGCCGTGGTTCCCGAGACCGTGCGCCCGCTGAAGTCCGTGGAGACAATGATCGCCCCGTTTGCTGTCGCTGATGCGAGGGCAAGTAGAGCGAGGGGTCGGGACAGGATCATGGCGGCTGCGGACGGAGGAAAGGAACACGCGAAGGGCCGTCCGTCAAACTCGTTGAATGCCAGCCTGTGGTGTTGATCAGGGTCCTTCCCGGGCAACCCGGCTACTTGTTCGTCCGCAACTTCACCAGCGCATCGGCGAAGGCCTTGCCGATCTGGCCGAAGAACTTGGCGGAGCCGTAGTAGTGGAAACCTTGGTTGGAGATCCCGTTGTCGAGAAGGAACAGCTCGTCGGCGCTCAGCGACTTCTCGATCTTCGCGCGCTTCTCGGCTTCGAGCTTGGCCTTGTCCGCCTTCACGTTCTCCCCGGCTTTCCGCCGCTTATCGAGTTCCTTGTCTCGCGCCGCGAATTCCTTCTTTACCTCATTCACCTTCGCCAGCACGTCATCCAGTTCCGTCGGCCAGTATTTGTGGGTGAACACATTGGTGACGTTCCCCTTGAACTCGTCCATCCCGGCCGGCGCGGCCATGGCGGCGCGGAAGGCATCCGTGTTCTCGCCCGCCGCTTCGCCGCCGGTGCCGAGCACCCCGATCACGAATGGCAGCTTCGGAGCCGAGAGGTCCTTGCGGACGTCGCGGATGAAGCAAGCCAGCAACCGGCTGTATTCGGAGTAGTCCTTGGTGCTCTTCTTGCCGGCGGACGGATCGGTCCGGGGATAGTTGCCGACCAGATCGTTGAACCCCTGGAACCACACGAAACCGGAAAGCTCGTAGCCCTCCTTCGGGTCGTAGTCCGGATAGACTTTCTTCGGGTCGGCCAGCACCTCCTTCACGTGCTCGATCAGGTAACCGTAGTACTTGCCCGCCTTCTCCTTGGATTTCTCCTCCTCGGGTTCGCCGCCGCTCGGCGGGCGGAAGTCGACCTTCAGGCTCTTGCCACCCCATGAGTCCTTGATCAGCAGGATCGGTTCGCCCAGCGCCTTGTTCATGTAGATGCCGAAGGTGAACTCGGGGCCGATCTTGCCGGTGCCGACATGGTGCTGGCTGCCGTATCCCGCGGTCAGCTTGCCCGACTTCTTTCCGACCGGGTTGCCGGAAAAGTCGCCGTAAGAGTAGGCGATCCAGACATCGTCACAGACGACCGGCTCGCCGTCGGGGCCGACCATCGCCTTGTGGAGCTCCGCCGTCTTCGGGTCCTTGGCGACCGCGGGGAAGGTCTTGGTCTGGGCGTGGCCTTCCATGTTCGACTGGCCGCAGAGGATGAAGACCTTGAGCGGTTTCGCACCCGCCGGGATGGCGAAGGCGATGGCAGCCAGGCAGGAGAGGAGGGTGAACGGGAAGCGGGTAGGTCTCATCGGTTGCGTTCGTTCGGATTCGGTCTAGCGGTCAGCCTATCGGAGCATTTTCGCCGATGAAGGAGAATCTCGGATCACGAACGCCTCGCGCTCCGGTGACGGAATCCGATCTGCCTCGCGAGGGTTTGACCGGAGGCGTCCGGCTTGGGAGGTTCGGCGTGTGAAACTGATCCTGATTGCGGTCCTTGCGGGATGCCTTGGCAAGGCGGTTGCGGCCGACCCGGCCCGCCCGAACTTCATCTTCTTCATCTCGGACGACATCTCGCAGGAGGACCACGGCTGCTACGGGCACCCGGTGATCCAGACTCCGAGCATCGATCTTCTTGCCGCCGGCGGCATGCGTTTCGATCAGGCTTATCTCACCATCAGCAGCTGCAGCCCGAGCCGGTGCAGCATCATCACCGGCCGCTATCCGCACAACACAGGTGCGCCTGAGCTCCACTCGAAACTACCCGACGACCAGGTCCGCTTCCCCGAGTTGCTGAGGAATGCCGGCTACTACACCGCGCTTTCCGGGAAGAACCATATGTTCTCCAACAAGGACCGGGCTTTCGACAAGATTACCGGAGGAGGTGGTCCTGGGGGAGCCGGCGATTGGGTGGAGCTGGTTCGAGACCGTCCAGAGGGCCAGCCGTTTTTCTTTTGGTTCGCCGCCTACGATGCCCACCGGGGTTGGACGATCGGCGATGATGCGCCCGAGTACAAGCCCGCGGAAGTGGTGGTGCCTCCTTACAACGTCGACAGCCCGACCACCCGTGAGGATTTCGCCAGCTACTACCACGAGGTCAGCCGCTTCGATCATTTCGTCGGCAAGGTGCGGGACGAACTCGAGCGCCAGGGAGTCCTGGAGAACACGTTCCTTGTCGTCGGTTCGGACAACGGTCGTCCGTTCCCTCGCGCCAAGAGCCGGCTGTACGACAGCGGTATCAAGACGCCGTGGGTCGTCCATTTCCCGGCGCTGATCAAAGAGGCTGCCGTCACCGAGAGCTTCGTCAGCGTGATCGACCTCAGCGCCACCTGTCTTGAGCTTGCCGGTGTCGAGATTCCCGAATGCGTCCAGGGCCGGAGCTTCGTGCCGATCCTCAAGGACCCTGCGGCCACGGTGCGCGAGGTCGTCTTCTCCGAGCAGAACTGGCACGTCTATCGAAACCACTCGCGCCTCGTCCGGTGGGGTGATTTCGCCTACATCCGCAACCGCTTTCCCGACCAGATGAACCTGTGTGCGGAGTCGGACACCACCTATCCGGCGGGCAAGGAGCTGTGGCAGGCCCATGCGGAAGGTCGGACGACCGAGGATCACTGGCAGACCTTCGCCAACCCGTGTCCGAAGGAAGAACTCTACGATCTGAGCAAGGACCCGGACCAGCTGCACAACCTCGCGGATGATCCGGCGATGGCCGGGGCGTTGGAGAAAGGCCGTGAGTTGCTTGTGGCATGGACGGAGCAGACCGGTGATACCTTGCCGGCCAATCCGACACCGAGTCGGCACGGACCGCCGCGCATCAAGGACGGCAAGGTGCTGCCTTGGGAGAGAGGCCCGGGTGGGAATCCCCATGCGGAATTCCCCGGCGCGGCTCGCGACGCTGACAGCATCGATCACCCGGGACCGCTGCGCAGGTAAGCCACCCGGTCAGTTCCTGACCGGCGCCGCCAATGGGGCCTCCAAGAAGAGGACCTCTTTGCCGAAGCTTCCGTTCCCGATTTCGAAGGGCGCTTCGCGAACGAGCGCGCCGCGGGCATCGTAGTGCCGAATGAACGCGTGGTGGACTTCTCCGACCGCATCGCTCTTCTCGGCCCGCCCGAGGCGTAGGAAAAGGCGGCCGTCCGTGCGGTCGGCTGCGACTTTCTCGACGAGTGAGGTCAGGTCGATCCCAACCTCGATCGGCGAGGAGTCGTCGGGGCCTGCCATCGGCACGTGGCCGGCGTCGGACCGTCCGAACAAGGGCCAACCATTGAGGACCTCGGGTGCGAATTCGTGTTCCGGACTCTCGGCGTCGGGGTCGCCGGCGATACCGACTGTCACTCTCAGGTCCGACCGGTCGTCGCATGCGAGCTTGAGGCGCAAGGTCGTCGTGGGAAGGTAGCGCGCGACCTCCACCCGGCCGAGGTAGTTGCCGCGTTCCCAAGTCGGGTCGATCATGGCGCTGTAGAGGAGGTAAATCCGGCCGCGGTCGGACCACTTCTCACCCCACGAGTTCGCCACGATGTAGGCACCGCGTTCCCAGTCCGCCAGCGTGACCTCCCCGTCGCCATTGGTGTCGATGTCGTTGGTGATCTTGCCGTCGCCATTCACATCGTAGCCGACCTCGTCATCGTAGCCGACGCAGGCCATGCCGTGGCCGTAGCCGCTCGGGCCCCAGCGGATCCAGACCTCCTTGCCCTCCTCGTGTTCGTCTTCCGGGATGGTCTTCGTGACCTTGCCCCGTTCGCCCATGCGTCCGTCCATCGCCAGCAGTCCGCCGGTGCCGGGCCCGTTGCTGCCCGGGCGGTTGCGGTCGAAGAGCCAACCGCGGGCCTCGTTCAGTTGCGCGACGGTCGAGGCCGGCGAGTAGCGGTAGCCCGAGACGCGATACTCCATCGCCTCGCGCCAGACCGCGTAGCCATCCGGCCACAGGCCGATCTTGTCGAGCCGGACACCGCCGTACGACTTCGCGGTGGGAATGCCGAGCCGCTTGGCCACCTCCCAGCCGTGATAGGCTTCCGATCCGCGGTTCGACGCCCCGTTGATCATGTTCCAGGAAAAGTGGGCGGGGAACCGGGTCGCGTCACTGTCGGCGGCGGTGCCGTTGAGGACGTTCATCTCGTAGCTGAAGATCGTCGCGACCGAGGCGAACTGGCCGCATGCTCCCCACTTTTGTCGGAAGATTCCCGGAAACTCCGGGCGGGCGGAATTGTCGACCCGCGAAGGCAAACGTTTCGGATCGACAGAAGTTTGGCCGATGTCGGCACCGGAGGCATCGCGCCACGTGTCGTAGTTCTTGCCGGCACTCGGCGGTCGGGAAAACGGGCGGGGATAAGCGGCATGCGCATCCGGGTTCTCCGCTTCGGCTGCAGCCGACGCCCCTGTCAGGCCGGCGGAAATGCCGAGCGCGAGGCTGCATACCAGGGAACGGGAGAGGATCGCGGCGTTCATGATCGGGAGGCAAGGCCCGGGACGAAGTCCGCAGGCGCGGCATCCGATACGCGATCGAATCGGAGCCTCTACCATCGGGCGCGGGGCATCCGGATTTGGTCGACCCTCCGGAGGCCGCCGTCCTACGTTCCTCCGCGGGGAAGGTGACCGATGGGAACAGGTTCCGGAGGTTTCCCCGACGCGGGACGATGAGTGAGATCGCTTACCTGAGCTTTTTGGCCACCGATGACTTCCTGCCGGGAGTTCGGGTGCTGGCATACTCGCTGGCGCGGACCCGGCCGAAGGCTCCCTTGCTCGTGCTGGTCACCGACGGCGTGGGGGAGGCCGCCCGTCGGGAACTGCAGGACTCCGGCATCGCGATCAGGGAAGTCGATGCGGTGCCCATGCCGGAAGGGATGGCGGTCGTTGAAGAACGTTGGCGCCACAGTTTCACCAAGCTGCGGATCTTCGAGCAGACCGAGTTCGCGAAGGCGGTCTATCTGGATGCCGATATGCTGGTGTGCGCGAACCTCGACGAGCTTTTCGAGCGTCCCCACATGAGCGCGGTGAATGCCGGCGGGATGCTCCCGCAGCATTCGCATTGGGTGGACCTGAATGCCGGCTTGCTCGTGATCGAGCCCGATCAGGAATTGTTCGGGCGGATGCTCTCGCAGCTCGGACAACTCGAGGGCCGGGGGCAGGGTGATCAGAGTTTCCTCCATTCCTTCTACCCGGATTGGCCGAAACGGGAGGAGCTGCATCTCGACCATGCATTCAACCAATGCCACCTCTTCCTTGATGAATACCGGCTGCGCTTCGGCTACCGGGTCATGCGCGGAATGGATCCGACACCGCGTGAACTCGCCCACCCAAAGTTGGCCAAGGTCATCCACTACATCGGCCCCGACAAGCCATGGCTCGATCTCGACGCGACCCGCCGTCTGGTTCGCCGCAAGCGCTGGACCCGCCCCCAGATGGCGCGAGCCTTGAAGCTCTGGCTGGATTTCCACGAGGACAGCCTTGGCCGGTGATTCGGTGAATGCTGGGGGGAGTCCCGTTGCAACCCTCCAGATGCTCCGAGATGGTCCGATCCGCGTTTTCTGTGGAAAACGGGGTCCGTATTTGTAAGTTTTCCGGTCCATTCCGGTATTTGGTGACCCGTTCGCATTGATTTTCCCAAGGACCATGAAGCTCATCGGTATTGCCATTCTCGCGCTGGCGGCCCCTCTCTTCGCCGCCGCCGATTCTTCCGCGCTGCTCCGTGCCACCGCCACCCGTGTGCTGGACGAAGCCGGATTGACGACCGAGAAAGCCGCCGGATTCCGCGAGGCATTCCTCGGCTCGGAAGTTTGGCAGCACGAGTTCTTCGACTCCGGCCAGGTTGCCGACCCCACGGCATCGATGGCCACGCTCCACGCGCTGTGGGAGTCCGACCCGGCGATGGTCGAGGTGCCGGTCGACCGTGGCATGGCGACGGCCTGCGCGCTCGAGGGACCGGTGAAGAAGTGGGACGCGGCCCGGATGACAGGCCGTTACGAATACTTCCGCGACAACTGGAAGGTCGGCCTGCTCAACGAGATGTACGGCAACCTTAGTGTTTTCGAGCGGCGCTATCTGGCGAACGGTGTCCAGCACGACCGCTTCAACTCTCTGGAGTCGATGAACTACCAGCTCGAGGAGGTGTGTTTGCCGGCCGATCAATACACCGGCGCCTGCTGGTATGCGCGTTGGATCGCCCACAACGCGTTCGGCGACTCGGTGCAGGGTCCGCACTACTACGAGCCCTTCGAAGCGAGTTGGGACAGCCCGGCGGAAATGGTGAGGCACGTCGGTGGCGTTTGCGGATCGCTCTCGAATTTCGGCGCCGCCGCGGCGATCGCGAACGGCATCCCGGCCGCGACCATGGGCGAGCCGGGCCACTGCGCCCATGTGATCATGATCCGGCCGCAGGAATGGGTGCCGGCCTACTCACTGTCATGGAGCCGCGGTCTTCATCACTCGTTCTACGGCACTTCCTGGAGTTGGCATCTCTACAACACGCGCTCGCAGAATTCGACGAGCGAGGCGCGCGAGTCCGGTGACATGCGCCGCGAGGCCGGGAGCCTCCGGCAAAAGGGATCCATCGGCGAGGCGATCGCCGCCTATCGGAAAGCCCGCTCCCGTCATCCGCTCGATTACGCGAACTGGTTGGAGAGTGCGGAACTGCTGAGGGACAAGCGCGCTCCCGAGAAGGCATGGCACGACCTCCATGCCGACGTGCTGAAGCATCTCGCGCCGGAGTTTCCCGAGGTCGCGTGGGACTTCCTCTCGAAGGAGGTCTATCCCGCCATCCTGCCGAAAGGCGAAGACGAGCTGCGTCTCCGTCAGGACGTGCTGCTCTCCTACCATCGCGCCATTTCCGGTTGGGGCGCGGCGCGCTGGAACCTGACCGCCGCGGTGAAGAAGCAGATGTCCATGGTGTCGAAGAAGCCCGTCGAGCAGGACGAGTTCGCGGTGGCCGTCTTCGGCATCCATGCCGAGCAGGCCGAGCTCGTGCCGACCCTTCTCGAGGCGCAGTTCGCGGTTTGCGGCAAGGATGAGGAGCGCAAGCAGGCTTTCATCCACCGCATCACCGAGGGCCTCGGCAAAAGCAACGGCCGCGACTTCGGCGAAACGATCGGCGTGCTCGCCGCCAAGATCCTTCCGAGCGCCGCCGCAAGTGGAGACAAGGCGACTTTCCAGTTCCTCGGTGAGCTCGCATCGAAGTCTTACGAACCGTGCGACGTGAAGGTGGAGAATTTTCCCGGGATCCTGCTAAGCTCCGGCGGCACGCTCGCCATCGCCAAGCCCGGCAACCGCTGGGACGTGCCGACCCGCCACTGGGGCGTGATCGAGGAACACGGGGGCGACTTCCACACCGATGCGGCGCCCGCATTCGCGACCGTCCAGCTCGGCAACTACGGCCGGCTGTCCGGCGTGGTGATCGTCCAGCGCGGTGGCAACCTCGCCCGCCTCAACGGGGCCAAGCTCCAGGTTTCCACCGACGGCACGAGCTGGACCGACGTTCACACCTTCACCCAAGCGAAGCGCGTCGAGCGCATCGATCTGGCCGACCGCAAGCTCGACGCCGGCTACGTCCGCGTGCTGCAGGAGAACGGACCCCACCTCCACTTCAACCGCTTCCTCGTTTACGGCGCCAAGCAGAACTGAGCCATGCGACTCTTCCTCATTACCGCCCTGATCGTCCACGCCGCCGCGGCGGAAGTCTCCGTCGTTGACGGCTTCCCGAAAGCCCGGGAGGCCTCCGGAAAGTCCGGACGCCCGTTGGCGGTGCTTGTTTACGGCAGCGACTGGCACCGTGCCTCCCGCACCTTCGCCACCGGCTTCTGGCAAGCCGCGGAATTCCGGGCCGCACTCGAATCCGACTTCGTGCTCAGCGCGATCGATGTTCCCCAGAACCTCGACGAAGAGGGCCGGAAGGCATTCGACGCTTCGGTCAAAGGCTGGGACCGCAAGTCGGTCCGGTCCTACCCCGCGATCCAAATCTACGGACCCGACGGGCACCTGCTCAAAACCCTGTCCGGGCGCGAACTCCGAGAGGTGTCGCTTTCTCCCGCCACCGTCGCCGCGCAGGTCGACCTCATCGGCCGGGCATCCCGCGAGCGCGACCGCTTGCTACGGGAAATCTCGGAGTTGAAGGACAAGCCCGACGAAATCGCCAAGCGTATCGACGCCCTGAACGGATTGCCGATCGCGCCAGAAAAGGACGCCGTGAAAACCTTCACCGAACTCGATCCCTCCGACGCCTCCGGCTGGGCCGCGCGCCTCGCCTTCAAGGATTGGGAGTTCATCCGCGGCATCACCGGGCGAATCGGAAAAGGAGAGACTGAAGCCGCGCTGACCGAAGTCGAAGCGATGCTCGCCAACGACGCCTACACGCCGCAGCAGCGCTGCCTGATCCTTGCCGCCCAAGGCATGTTGCTGACCGCGATCGATCGCAAGGACGAGGCATGGGAGGTCTATCTGCAGGCGTGGCGGCTCGACCCAGACGGCCCGAATGGCAAGGCGGTCATCCGCCACGGCTGGCGGGGTGTCGGCAAGGACCTGCGCGCCGGCGTGTCGCCGGATTCGCCGCGCTTCGGACGGAGCGACATGAAGAACCTCACCCGTGGCCACGCCGAGTTGACGCTTTCATCGTCTGACCCGCAGAGCGACCACAAGGCCGACCACGCGAGTCTCTTCGACGGACCGATGAAGGACTTCGCCTTCCACACCCGGGAGGAGAATGCCGCCAGCGCCACCATCGACCTCGGCGACGTTTGCCAGATCGACGTCGTTCAGATCCTCAACCGGCCGCAGCTCAAGCAACGCGCCGCCGGCCTCACTCTCTGGCTTTCTGAGGACGGGAACTCGTGGAAGTCCTGTTGGCAGGCGGAGACGCCAGCCGCCTCGTGGGAGATCGAACTGGCCGCCGATGGAAAGCCTGCCCCGAAGGCCCGCTACCTCAAACTCTCCCTGCCGGGCGACCGCCCGGGCATCCTCCACCTCCGCGCGGTCAACGCCTTTGGTGAGCGCCCCTGAAGGGGTGGGTCCTGCTCAATGCAGGCAGCCGATGTAGATTTTGGTCTTCTTCGCGTAGGCGGTCGGAGCCCACTTCTTGAACTTCTCGGCCTGCTTCACAGCGTCGGCCCGGTTGTCGCGGATACCCGCCACCACGATGTAGTATCCCGGCGTGAAGCCCTTGTAGGCATCCGACTTTTCGACCGAGAGGTAGGAGGTCTCCTTGTCACCGCCATCGAGAATGGTCTTGTCGAAGCGCCTTGCCACGTAGCCGCCACGGAAGGCCTCGTCCTCGAAGTCGTCGGGATAAATGAGCCCGCGTTTCTTGTCATAGACCCGGCCCTGCATGGAAAACGGCACCTTGGACTCCTTGGCGATCTTTTCGGCATCGGCGCGCGCATCCTTGAAGGCCTTGTAAGCGGAAAGGATCGCCACGTGGCGCTCGACGAACTGATCCTCCTCAGCCCGGAGGATCGAGGGCAGCAGAGAGAAGGCGCAGAAGATGAGAGGCAGAGCGATTCGAAGCGACATGCTCCCATCCCTCGGTCAACGGCGCTCGCGCGTCAATCCAATCCGCACCCGGACACGGAGCGATGGATGTGAATCGTGACCGGATTTCAATTGTTTCTTGCGCCCCTCCGTTTAAGCAGGGGGAGGCTGTGTTATGTGCGTTCGCTGGATCATCCCCCTGTTGGCCTTCGTGATTCTCACACCGGTGAGTGCCGGGACGTCCGGGTCCGGCTCCAAGGCCGTTGTTCCGGAGCTGGTGGAGGAGAAGCCTGAGGATGTCGAGAAGCGCTGGCGCCTCGGCCTGCAGTACTTTCAGGGGACGTCCAACAGCCTTGGCGAGATCTTTACCGGTGACATCGACACCCTGCCGCAGAACGGAGTGCGTCTCAGCGCGGCGCTGGTCCTCGTCGAGGACCTCTGGGATTGGCCGGTCAACGTTTTGGCTGAGGGAGGGGTGATGTGGCACAACGAGAAGTCCGCGCAGTCGGATGTCTTCCAATACACGATGGCGGTCCGCTTCGAATGGACCGAGTTCCCGTGGAGCGATTCGTTGCGCACGCGCCTCGGTTTCAGTACCGGCCTTTCCTATGCCGACGGTATTCCGGTGGCGGAGATCCAGAATCGCGGCACGAACTCGAGCAAACACCTCCTGCACTACCTCGAGTTCTCGCTCGCCTTCAATTGCGCCGACCTTACCCGCATTACCCGGCTCGACTCGCTTGGGGTGTCGGCAGCTTCGATGGAACACCTGTGGCTGTTTGCCGGGATCCCGCATCGATCCGGTGCGGGCGGGCTATACGGAAGCGACAATACCGGCCGTTCGATCCGGGGTGGCTCGAATTACCTGTCGATCGGGATCGAGGTGGAGTTCTAGACGATCCGCCGCCGGTCCTGCCCGGCGAAAGGCTTTGCGGTCGGCCGCGATTCATCGGAGCCTTGGCATCGATGAACACCCCACCGGTTTCCCGTCGCGGATTTCTCGCAGGCAGCGCGCTCGCCGTGGCGGGCTCGACCCGGCTCGCAAGCGCCAACCCGACCCAGCCGCCCGCCCGTTTCCGCTACGGTCTCAACATGAGCACGATCCGTGGCCAGAAGCTGGATGCCGCCGAGGAGATCGAGATCGCGGCGAAGGCCGGCTACGATGCCGTCGAGCCGTGGCTCGGCACGCTCGGTCAGTATGTCGGGAAAGGAGGCAAGCTCGCCGATCTCAGGAAGCGCCTCGAGGACCACGGCCTGACGGTGGAGAGCGCGATCGGTTTCGCGCCGTGGATCGTTGATGATGACGCGAAGCGTGCCGAGGGATTCGAGCAGGCGAAGCGTGACATGGACACGATCGCCCAACTCGGAGGCATCCGGATTGCCGCTCCTCCCGCCGGAGCTCCGGGCGACAGCGCGATTGATCCGATGCGGGCCGCGGAGCGTTACCGGGCGCTGCTTGAACTCGGCGACGAGATGGGAGTGATTCCCCAGATCGAGATGTGGGGC is part of the Haloferula helveola genome and encodes:
- a CDS encoding sugar phosphate isomerase/epimerase family protein, giving the protein MNTPPVSRRGFLAGSALAVAGSTRLASANPTQPPARFRYGLNMSTIRGQKLDAAEEIEIAAKAGYDAVEPWLGTLGQYVGKGGKLADLRKRLEDHGLTVESAIGFAPWIVDDDAKRAEGFEQAKRDMDTIAQLGGIRIAAPPAGAPGDSAIDPMRAAERYRALLELGDEMGVIPQIEMWGGNKSIGRVSTAVFIAMEAGHPKACFLGDVYHTYKGGSDFASLLQLGPQALQTFHMNDYPADPPRESIKDEHRVYPGDGIAPLTEILQGFHQVGASPVLSLELFNRSYWKQPALEVAKTGLAKMKAAVAKAGL
- a CDS encoding discoidin domain-containing protein, with protein sequence MKLIGIAILALAAPLFAAADSSALLRATATRVLDEAGLTTEKAAGFREAFLGSEVWQHEFFDSGQVADPTASMATLHALWESDPAMVEVPVDRGMATACALEGPVKKWDAARMTGRYEYFRDNWKVGLLNEMYGNLSVFERRYLANGVQHDRFNSLESMNYQLEEVCLPADQYTGACWYARWIAHNAFGDSVQGPHYYEPFEASWDSPAEMVRHVGGVCGSLSNFGAAAAIANGIPAATMGEPGHCAHVIMIRPQEWVPAYSLSWSRGLHHSFYGTSWSWHLYNTRSQNSTSEARESGDMRREAGSLRQKGSIGEAIAAYRKARSRHPLDYANWLESAELLRDKRAPEKAWHDLHADVLKHLAPEFPEVAWDFLSKEVYPAILPKGEDELRLRQDVLLSYHRAISGWGAARWNLTAAVKKQMSMVSKKPVEQDEFAVAVFGIHAEQAELVPTLLEAQFAVCGKDEERKQAFIHRITEGLGKSNGRDFGETIGVLAAKILPSAAASGDKATFQFLGELASKSYEPCDVKVENFPGILLSSGGTLAIAKPGNRWDVPTRHWGVIEEHGGDFHTDAAPAFATVQLGNYGRLSGVVIVQRGGNLARLNGAKLQVSTDGTSWTDVHTFTQAKRVERIDLADRKLDAGYVRVLQENGPHLHFNRFLVYGAKQN
- a CDS encoding sulfatase, producing MKLILIAVLAGCLGKAVAADPARPNFIFFISDDISQEDHGCYGHPVIQTPSIDLLAAGGMRFDQAYLTISSCSPSRCSIITGRYPHNTGAPELHSKLPDDQVRFPELLRNAGYYTALSGKNHMFSNKDRAFDKITGGGGPGGAGDWVELVRDRPEGQPFFFWFAAYDAHRGWTIGDDAPEYKPAEVVVPPYNVDSPTTREDFASYYHEVSRFDHFVGKVRDELERQGVLENTFLVVGSDNGRPFPRAKSRLYDSGIKTPWVVHFPALIKEAAVTESFVSVIDLSATCLELAGVEIPECVQGRSFVPILKDPAATVREVVFSEQNWHVYRNHSRLVRWGDFAYIRNRFPDQMNLCAESDTTYPAGKELWQAHAEGRTTEDHWQTFANPCPKEELYDLSKDPDQLHNLADDPAMAGALEKGRELLVAWTEQTGDTLPANPTPSRHGPPRIKDGKVLPWERGPGGNPHAEFPGAARDADSIDHPGPLRR
- a CDS encoding discoidin domain-containing protein, producing MRLFLITALIVHAAAAEVSVVDGFPKAREASGKSGRPLAVLVYGSDWHRASRTFATGFWQAAEFRAALESDFVLSAIDVPQNLDEEGRKAFDASVKGWDRKSVRSYPAIQIYGPDGHLLKTLSGRELREVSLSPATVAAQVDLIGRASRERDRLLREISELKDKPDEIAKRIDALNGLPIAPEKDAVKTFTELDPSDASGWAARLAFKDWEFIRGITGRIGKGETEAALTEVEAMLANDAYTPQQRCLILAAQGMLLTAIDRKDEAWEVYLQAWRLDPDGPNGKAVIRHGWRGVGKDLRAGVSPDSPRFGRSDMKNLTRGHAELTLSSSDPQSDHKADHASLFDGPMKDFAFHTREENAASATIDLGDVCQIDVVQILNRPQLKQRAAGLTLWLSEDGNSWKSCWQAETPAASWEIELAADGKPAPKARYLKLSLPGDRPGILHLRAVNAFGERP
- a CDS encoding glycosyltransferase, whose product is MSEIAYLSFLATDDFLPGVRVLAYSLARTRPKAPLLVLVTDGVGEAARRELQDSGIAIREVDAVPMPEGMAVVEERWRHSFTKLRIFEQTEFAKAVYLDADMLVCANLDELFERPHMSAVNAGGMLPQHSHWVDLNAGLLVIEPDQELFGRMLSQLGQLEGRGQGDQSFLHSFYPDWPKREELHLDHAFNQCHLFLDEYRLRFGYRVMRGMDPTPRELAHPKLAKVIHYIGPDKPWLDLDATRRLVRRKRWTRPQMARALKLWLDFHEDSLGR
- a CDS encoding sialate O-acetylesterase yields the protein MRPTRFPFTLLSCLAAIAFAIPAGAKPLKVFILCGQSNMEGHAQTKTFPAVAKDPKTAELHKAMVGPDGEPVVCDDVWIAYSYGDFSGNPVGKKSGKLTAGYGSQHHVGTGKIGPEFTFGIYMNKALGEPILLIKDSWGGKSLKVDFRPPSGGEPEEEKSKEKAGKYYGYLIEHVKEVLADPKKVYPDYDPKEGYELSGFVWFQGFNDLVGNYPRTDPSAGKKSTKDYSEYSRLLACFIRDVRKDLSAPKLPFVIGVLGTGGEAAGENTDAFRAAMAAPAGMDEFKGNVTNVFTHKYWPTELDDVLAKVNEVKKEFAARDKELDKRRKAGENVKADKAKLEAEKRAKIEKSLSADELFLLDNGISNQGFHYYGSAKFFGQIGKAFADALVKLRTNK